One genomic region from Papaver somniferum cultivar HN1 unplaced genomic scaffold, ASM357369v1 unplaced-scaffold_24, whole genome shotgun sequence encodes:
- the LOC113340858 gene encoding ran-binding protein 1 homolog c-like, translating into MVSISDFPEITDSEKDEPDFDLLDFYAKTELAEGFRHIEPKLEEEDEDALLRLKAKLYRFDKDGNQWKERGVGILKLLKHKQTKKIRLVMRQSKTLKVLANHLVLPTIPTLFHVTSRNSLTWHASDFSDGELKE; encoded by the exons ATGGTATCGATTTCTGATTTCCCGGAAATAACAGATTCTGAGAAGGATGAACCGGATTTTGATCTTTTGGATTTCTACGCAAAAACAGAGTTGGCTGAGGGTTTTAGACACATCGAACCTAAACTTGAAGAGGAAGACGAAGATGCTCTTCTCCGTCT AAAAGCGAAACTGTACCGGTTTGATAAAGATGGAAATCAGTGGAAAGAAAGAGGAGTTGGTATTCTTAAGCTCCTTAAACATAAACAAACTAAAAAAATTCGTCTGGTTATGCGACAATCTAAGACACTGAAGGTTCTTGCTAATCATCTAG TTCTTCCCACAATTCCGACTCTATTTCATGTTACGAGTCGGAATTCATTGACATGGCATGCTAGTGATTTTTCTGATGGTGAACTGAAAGAATAG